GTTCTTGTTGATCTGGATTGGTGTTGGGAGAGTAAAAAACTTTATATAGGCAATCTGTATTACATACTAAATTGTAATAATTACAAATTAGTAATTGTTACAAAATAAAGGTGGATTATTTGGATAAACACGTGAAACTACTAAAAGAAAACAACATAAAGATCACACCTCAGCGGCTGATTGTTCTAAAATATCTAGAAGAACATCCCATCCATCCCACCGCTGAAAAAATTTTCTCAGACCTAAAATCAAATAATCCATCTCTCTCCAAAACAACAATATACAACACATTAGAAACCCTTAATGAACATGGAATTATACAATCGATAACAATATCTGGTTCCGAATCAAGATATGACTTATTTTCAGGTATGCACCATCACTTCTTATGTAAAAAATGCGGAAAAATAATAGATATAGATATAGCCTGCCCAAATATAGAAAAGATGTCAAAATATGGTCACAAAATTGAAGAAGTTCATGGTTACATAAAAGGTATCTGTAAGGATTGCTTAAAAAGAGGAAAAAAATGAACCCAAAAACACTACACAAGATATCATATGGACTATACATTGTTTGCTCAAAAAAAGGAAAAAAGATAAACGGCCAAATAGCAAACGCTTTGTTCCAAGTTACAGCTGAACCACAAACAATCGCAGTAAGCATAAACAAAAAAAACCTTACACACGAGTTCATAGAAGAAAGCAAAGCATTCACAATATCGGTTTTATCAGAAAAAACACCTATGAATTTCATTGGAACATTCGGGTTCAAATCAGGTAGAGACATAGACAAATTCAAAGATGTTAAATACAAGCTTGGTAAAAATCAGGCACCAATCGTTCTAGATAACACTATTGCCTATATCGAAGTTAGATTAATTGATAAAA
The Candidatus Thermoplasmatota archaeon DNA segment above includes these coding regions:
- a CDS encoding Fur family transcriptional regulator, producing MDKHVKLLKENNIKITPQRLIVLKYLEEHPIHPTAEKIFSDLKSNNPSLSKTTIYNTLETLNEHGIIQSITISGSESRYDLFSGMHHHFLCKKCGKIIDIDIACPNIEKMSKYGHKIEEVHGYIKGICKDCLKRGKK
- a CDS encoding flavin reductase family protein → MNPKTLHKISYGLYIVCSKKGKKINGQIANALFQVTAEPQTIAVSINKKNLTHEFIEESKAFTISVLSEKTPMNFIGTFGFKSGRDIDKFKDVKYKLGKNQAPIVLDNTIAYIEVRLIDKIDVGTHTIFIGQVEDCDILTDEIPMTYEFYHKVKGGFSPKNAPTYSGEVDKQNKKQKEEEKNDKVCLQGMWICL